A genomic segment from Glycine soja cultivar W05 chromosome 18, ASM419377v2, whole genome shotgun sequence encodes:
- the LOC114396331 gene encoding regulator of G-protein signaling 1-like isoform X2: MSNNFLKMGKRHWLRSCYLWGVWVEGPLGFGLLLSCRITQASQLYFIFVKRRLPLIRSYIFLPLILLPWIAAGGVIHSMKPLSSRCHMKAQWTIPVVSLHSLYIAILVGVTAAVHHIEFRFDELKDLWRGILVSAVSIAVWVTAYILNEIYDNISWLEVASRFLLLVVASILVVAFFSISSSQPLLSQISLRRRESREFRTMSQALGIPDSGVLAQSEPISRIDPNEPLDKLLLNKRFRLSFMAFADSCLAGESVHFFDEVYELSKIPEDDCVRRIYMARHIIEKYIIAGVAMEVNISHRSRQEILSTSSLTRPDLFHNALNEIIQLMKTNLARDYWSSMFFLKFQEDTNVRSNEYELEQMTGWNFSPRLSSVHGIDDPFHQDHLLKSSGCSNDTTDL; this comes from the exons ATGTCAAATAATTTCTTGAAAATGGGAAAGAGACATTGGTTGCGGTCATGCTACCTATGGGGAG TCTGGGTTGAAGGTCCACTAGGGTTTGGTTTGCTGTTGAGCTGTCGCATAACACAAGcttcacaattatattttatcttcgTCAA GAGGCGTTTACCATTGATAAgatcatatatttttcttccaCTTATTCTACTTCCCTGGATTGCTGCTGGTGGTG TTATCCATTCAATGAAGCCTCTAAGCAGTCGCTGTCACATGAAAGCTCAATGGACCATCCCAGTTGTATCCCTCCATTCATTGTATATTGCCATTTTGGTTGGGGTTACAGCTGCTGTTCATCACATAGAGTTCAGGTTTGATGAACTCAAAGACCTCTGGCGGGGAATACTTGTATCAGCTGTGTCCATTG CTGTGTGGGTTACTGCTTACATACTAAATGAAATTTATGACAATATCTCATGGCTTGAAGTTGCCTCCAGATTTCTGCTTTTAGTTGTG GCTAGCATACTTGTGGTGGCTTTCTTTTCAATATCAAGTTCACAACCACTTCTCTCACAAATCAGCTTGAGGAGAAGAGAATCCAGAGAATTTCGCACAATGAGTCAGGCTCTGGGCATACCTGATAGTGGGGTATTAGCACAAAGTGAACCAATTTCAAGGATAGATCCTAATGAACCGTTGGATAAGCTTCTCCTGAATAAGAGATTCCGGCTGTCTTTTATGGCATTTGCTGATAG cTGCTTGGCTGGGGAGAGTGTGCACTTCTTTGATGAAGTATATGAGCTTAGTAAAATACCTGAAGATGACTGTGTGAGAAGGATCTATATGGCACGACATATTATTGAGAAATACATAATTGCAG GTGTGGCTATGGAGGTGAACATCTCTCATAGAAGCAGACAAGAAATTTTATCAACTTCCAGCCTCACACGCCCTGATCTCTTCCATAATGCACTTAATGAAATCATTCAGCTGATGAAAACA AATCTAGCTCGAGATTACTGGTCTTCAATGTTCTTCCTGAAGTTCCAGGAAGACACCAATGTAAGATCTAATGAGTACGAGCTGGAGCAAATGACCGGGTGGAACTTTTCTCCAAGGTTGAGTTCTGTGCATGGTATAGACGATCCTTTTCACCAGGACCATCTTCTGAAGAGCTCAGGCTGTAGCAATGATACAACTGATTTATGA
- the LOC114396163 gene encoding protein NOI4-like, with the protein MASFDEQQGKPLPKFGEWDVNDPASAEGFTVIFNKARDDKKIASASGRFPSQRRYDSRKHGKDKKKCKSSSSSSSSKKKWSCFGP; encoded by the exons ATGGCCTCG TTTGATGAACAACAAGGAAAGCCTTTACCCAAGTTTGGGGAATGGGATGTGAATGATCCTGCTTCAGCTGAAGGATTCACTGTTATATTCAACAAGGCCAGAGATGATAAGAAAATTGCCTCAGCATCAGGACGATTCCCTTCTCAGCGAAGATATGATTCTCGAAAGCATGgcaaggataaaaaaaagtgcaagagttcctcctcctcctcctcctcaaaG AAAAAATGGTCTTGCTTTGGCCCTTAG
- the LOC114396331 gene encoding regulator of G-protein signaling 1-like isoform X1: METCTVKGGCPSDYIAIALSILSFTVLLLWSIFPFLVHKVPRTKGSGFWLPVIQVVASFNLLLSIVMSNNFLKMGKRHWLRSCYLWGVWVEGPLGFGLLLSCRITQASQLYFIFVKRRLPLIRSYIFLPLILLPWIAAGGVIHSMKPLSSRCHMKAQWTIPVVSLHSLYIAILVGVTAAVHHIEFRFDELKDLWRGILVSAVSIAVWVTAYILNEIYDNISWLEVASRFLLLVVASILVVAFFSISSSQPLLSQISLRRRESREFRTMSQALGIPDSGVLAQSEPISRIDPNEPLDKLLLNKRFRLSFMAFADSCLAGESVHFFDEVYELSKIPEDDCVRRIYMARHIIEKYIIAGVAMEVNISHRSRQEILSTSSLTRPDLFHNALNEIIQLMKTNLARDYWSSMFFLKFQEDTNVRSNEYELEQMTGWNFSPRLSSVHGIDDPFHQDHLLKSSGCSNDTTDL, from the exons ATGGAGACTTGTACCGTGAAAGGAGGCTGCCCCAGTGACTACATAGCTATTGCCCTATCCATTCTTTCCTTCACTGT GCTTCTCTTATGGTCAATATTTCCCTTCCTAGTTCACAAGGTTCCTCGTACCAAAGGCAGTGGCTTCTGGTTACCTGTTATTCAAGTTGTTGCCAGCTTCAATCTTCTTCTATCGATTGTG ATGTCAAATAATTTCTTGAAAATGGGAAAGAGACATTGGTTGCGGTCATGCTACCTATGGGGAG TCTGGGTTGAAGGTCCACTAGGGTTTGGTTTGCTGTTGAGCTGTCGCATAACACAAGcttcacaattatattttatcttcgTCAA GAGGCGTTTACCATTGATAAgatcatatatttttcttccaCTTATTCTACTTCCCTGGATTGCTGCTGGTGGTG TTATCCATTCAATGAAGCCTCTAAGCAGTCGCTGTCACATGAAAGCTCAATGGACCATCCCAGTTGTATCCCTCCATTCATTGTATATTGCCATTTTGGTTGGGGTTACAGCTGCTGTTCATCACATAGAGTTCAGGTTTGATGAACTCAAAGACCTCTGGCGGGGAATACTTGTATCAGCTGTGTCCATTG CTGTGTGGGTTACTGCTTACATACTAAATGAAATTTATGACAATATCTCATGGCTTGAAGTTGCCTCCAGATTTCTGCTTTTAGTTGTG GCTAGCATACTTGTGGTGGCTTTCTTTTCAATATCAAGTTCACAACCACTTCTCTCACAAATCAGCTTGAGGAGAAGAGAATCCAGAGAATTTCGCACAATGAGTCAGGCTCTGGGCATACCTGATAGTGGGGTATTAGCACAAAGTGAACCAATTTCAAGGATAGATCCTAATGAACCGTTGGATAAGCTTCTCCTGAATAAGAGATTCCGGCTGTCTTTTATGGCATTTGCTGATAG cTGCTTGGCTGGGGAGAGTGTGCACTTCTTTGATGAAGTATATGAGCTTAGTAAAATACCTGAAGATGACTGTGTGAGAAGGATCTATATGGCACGACATATTATTGAGAAATACATAATTGCAG GTGTGGCTATGGAGGTGAACATCTCTCATAGAAGCAGACAAGAAATTTTATCAACTTCCAGCCTCACACGCCCTGATCTCTTCCATAATGCACTTAATGAAATCATTCAGCTGATGAAAACA AATCTAGCTCGAGATTACTGGTCTTCAATGTTCTTCCTGAAGTTCCAGGAAGACACCAATGTAAGATCTAATGAGTACGAGCTGGAGCAAATGACCGGGTGGAACTTTTCTCCAAGGTTGAGTTCTGTGCATGGTATAGACGATCCTTTTCACCAGGACCATCTTCTGAAGAGCTCAGGCTGTAGCAATGATACAACTGATTTATGA